Proteins from a single region of Paraglaciecola sp. T6c:
- a CDS encoding alpha/beta hydrolase, with translation MSFKRLVFRPLLTLTLILLTASQANATVTAGLAKFDQLYQNQLGQIISCSSQPSHRHKVCSSLLKNEGNAPFVLHHGDKTQKVFVLFHGLSDSPFFLTTIAQSLYDQGYNVLVALLPGHGKKEADADMQDPELAARWHDNVQNMIGLAPEFGTDLYIGGFSTGGALAAQYVLENPNEATGLLLFSGALALDPSVETMANIWGIKWLAKTLDGDYQSVGPNPFKYPSVARYSAFQLTDVIFSVRDLLEQQKPLDIALFAAHSEADNTTPISGVKDLIAYNKGESILFSIENDLDVCHADLVVNNEQIQQMDFDESQVTEILPCSVPKANPKHQKMLGALQAFISKQ, from the coding sequence ATGTCATTTAAGCGATTGGTATTTAGACCATTATTAACTCTCACTCTTATATTACTAACTGCATCGCAAGCTAACGCAACCGTCACCGCTGGTTTAGCCAAGTTTGATCAGCTTTATCAAAACCAACTAGGCCAGATAATATCTTGTTCAAGTCAGCCATCGCATCGTCATAAGGTGTGCTCTTCGCTGCTAAAAAATGAAGGTAACGCCCCGTTTGTTTTGCATCATGGTGACAAAACCCAAAAGGTGTTTGTGCTTTTTCACGGACTCAGTGATTCACCTTTTTTCTTAACGACGATTGCCCAGTCGCTATACGATCAGGGCTACAACGTGTTGGTTGCTCTACTGCCTGGTCATGGTAAAAAAGAGGCTGATGCAGACATGCAAGATCCTGAATTGGCGGCGCGTTGGCATGATAATGTACAAAATATGATTGGCTTAGCACCGGAGTTTGGCACTGATTTATATATCGGCGGATTCTCTACTGGTGGTGCGCTGGCTGCGCAATATGTGCTGGAAAACCCAAATGAAGCAACAGGATTACTGCTGTTTTCTGGGGCGTTAGCGCTAGATCCAAGTGTTGAGACCATGGCCAATATTTGGGGCATAAAGTGGTTGGCCAAAACGCTAGATGGTGATTATCAAAGCGTTGGGCCGAATCCTTTTAAATACCCTAGTGTGGCGCGTTATTCGGCGTTTCAGTTAACGGACGTTATATTCTCAGTTCGCGACTTGTTAGAACAACAAAAGCCGCTGGATATTGCTCTTTTTGCGGCGCACTCCGAGGCGGATAACACCACGCCCATCTCCGGCGTGAAAGACCTGATAGCATACAATAAAGGTGAGAGCATTTTATTTTCCATTGAGAATGATTTGGATGTTTGTCACGCGGATTTGGTGGTAAATAACGAGCAAATCCAGCAAATGGACTTTGATGAAAGCCAAGTG
- a CDS encoding glutathione peroxidase, with amino-acid sequence MSNPNFADKTGQRVPNVTFPVRVNDEWEKRTTDEIFSGKTVVVFSLPGAFTPTCSSTHLPRYNELAKVFKANGVDEIVCVSVNDTFVMNAWAQDQEAQNISLLPDGNCEFTDGMGLLVDKADLGFGKRSWRYSMLVKDGVVDKMFIEPDLPGDPFEVSDADTMLEYIAPNAAKPAPAAIFTKPGCPFCTKAKALLTEKGYEFEELVMGKEITFTGMKAISGNDTWPQVFINGQHIGGSDELAEFFNK; translated from the coding sequence ATGTCTAATCCAAATTTTGCAGATAAAACAGGCCAACGTGTTCCTAATGTGACTTTCCCTGTACGTGTGAACGACGAATGGGAAAAACGTACTACAGATGAAATATTCTCAGGAAAAACAGTCGTTGTGTTCTCTTTACCTGGTGCATTTACGCCGACTTGTTCATCTACTCACTTACCGCGTTACAACGAACTGGCGAAAGTGTTTAAAGCCAACGGTGTAGATGAAATAGTATGTGTTTCTGTAAACGATACATTCGTGATGAACGCATGGGCGCAAGACCAAGAAGCGCAAAACATCAGCCTATTACCAGATGGTAACTGTGAATTTACTGACGGTATGGGCTTGCTTGTTGATAAAGCAGACCTTGGGTTTGGCAAACGCAGCTGGCGTTACTCTATGCTGGTGAAAGACGGTGTGGTAGACAAGATGTTCATCGAACCGGATTTACCAGGCGACCCGTTTGAAGTATCTGATGCTGATACCATGCTTGAGTATATTGCTCCAAATGCGGCTAAACCCGCTCCTGCAGCAATTTTCACTAAACCTGGTTGTCCTTTCTGTACCAAAGCAAAAGCTTTGTTAACAGAAAAAGGTTACGAGTTTGAAGAACTTGTGATGGGCAAAGAAATTACGTTCACTGGTATGAAAGCTATTTCAGGTAACGATACTTGGCCGCAGGTGTTCATCAATGGTCAGCACATCGGTGGTAGCGATGAATTGGCAGAATTTTTTAATAAATAA
- the yacG gene encoding DNA gyrase inhibitor YacG — MKVNCPSCKTSVEWHESSPFRPFCSKKCQLIDLGEWADEQKAIPCGPSKDAETSQLPDIEEIEAMLSQQGDDFFKA; from the coding sequence ATGAAGGTGAATTGTCCGTCATGTAAGACATCGGTCGAGTGGCATGAAAGTAGTCCATTTCGACCCTTTTGCAGTAAGAAGTGTCAGCTAATTGATTTAGGTGAATGGGCAGACGAACAAAAAGCGATACCCTGCGGCCCGTCAAAAGACGCAGAAACGTCACAATTACCTGATATAGAAGAGATTGAGGCGATGCTGAGTCAGCAAGGAGACGACTTTTTCAAAGCGTGA
- the zapD gene encoding cell division protein ZapD: MPQAIYEFPLNEKVRTYLRLEQLFQQLNQVKEATKSWQYIQFLSSLFTLLDLLERLDLRTDVLKDIEVQEKNLVLWSQHPNIDNDALQSALQQILRLREELKSAKKFGSDLKEDRFLAAIRQRFSIPGGTCSFDLPSLHYWLQQPFERIQGDIKGWMSDIDLIDRGLQVILAFLRERGRFVPIEAAKGFYQGIADDKNELIRVISATDQGYYPMLSGNKYRYAIRFMLFTPNMQGSTTVDEHVTCKLACC, from the coding sequence ATGCCCCAAGCCATTTACGAATTTCCGCTCAATGAAAAGGTCAGAACTTATCTGCGCCTAGAGCAACTTTTTCAACAATTAAATCAAGTGAAAGAAGCCACCAAGAGTTGGCAATATATTCAGTTTCTATCTTCATTATTCACTTTGTTAGATTTACTTGAGCGTTTGGATCTTCGCACAGACGTGCTAAAAGATATTGAAGTACAAGAAAAAAACCTTGTTCTATGGTCACAGCACCCCAACATTGATAACGACGCTTTACAGTCTGCTTTGCAGCAGATATTGCGTTTGCGTGAAGAGCTTAAAAGTGCCAAAAAATTCGGTTCAGATTTAAAAGAAGACCGCTTTCTTGCAGCGATACGCCAACGTTTTTCCATACCTGGAGGCACCTGCAGTTTCGATTTGCCAAGCCTACATTATTGGCTGCAACAGCCTTTTGAGCGAATTCAAGGAGATATCAAAGGATGGATGTCTGACATCGATCTAATCGATCGCGGCTTACAAGTCATTCTGGCATTTTTGCGCGAACGAGGCCGATTTGTACCAATAGAAGCGGCGAAAGGTTTTTACCAAGGCATTGCGGATGATAAAAATGAGCTTATCCGGGTTATCAGTGCAACTGATCAAGGTTACTACCCCATGTTAAGCGGCAATAAATATCGCTATGCGATCCGGTTTATGTTGTTCACACCGAATATGCAGGGCTCAACAACAGTGGACGAACACGTAACGTGCAAGTTGGCCTGTTGTTGA
- the coaE gene encoding dephospho-CoA kinase (Dephospho-CoA kinase (CoaE) performs the final step in coenzyme A biosynthesis.) gives MSNYVVGISGGIGSGKTTVTNEFAKLDVDIIDADVIARDVVAPGTEGLRAIITKFGTGILDQGQCLNRRALREIIFSDEQAKAWLNALLHPLIRQETLRQTIEATSAYCMLSVPLLVENGSYKTVDRVLIVDVPEEMQLQRSMARDKADETLIKSIMASQATRQQRLEVADDVIDNSGNEIALVKQVANLHHSYLKYAGAIDQS, from the coding sequence ATGAGTAACTATGTTGTTGGGATCAGCGGGGGAATTGGCAGCGGTAAAACGACTGTTACCAACGAGTTCGCCAAGTTAGACGTTGATATTATTGATGCGGATGTGATTGCCAGAGATGTGGTAGCCCCGGGAACCGAAGGTTTGCGCGCCATTATTACTAAATTTGGTACAGGGATTTTAGATCAAGGGCAATGCCTTAATCGGCGCGCACTACGGGAGATAATTTTCAGTGATGAGCAGGCTAAAGCGTGGCTCAATGCGTTACTACACCCCCTAATAAGACAAGAAACCTTGCGTCAAACAATCGAAGCGACGTCAGCCTACTGTATGTTAAGCGTCCCGCTACTGGTTGAAAACGGTAGTTACAAAACTGTCGATAGGGTTCTGATCGTCGATGTGCCCGAGGAAATGCAATTGCAGCGAAGCATGGCGCGGGATAAAGCAGATGAGACGTTGATCAAGTCGATTATGGCGTCTCAGGCGACTAGGCAACAACGGCTTGAGGTTGCTGATGACGTGATAGATAATAGTGGCAACGAAATCGCGCTGGTAAAACAGGTTGCTAATCTTCATCATAGCTACCTTAAGTACGCTGGCGCTATCGACCAGTCTTGA
- a CDS encoding prepilin peptidase, which produces MDAIFQLMADSLIFFLGFVFIISLMIGSFLNVVIYRLPIMMERSWKADFHAHFDTDTALENTPSKAPTEPANFNLVKPDSTCPNCQHKIRAWENIPVLSWLLLRGKCSQCQNAISVRYPLVELGTAFCSVWIAWHFGYSWSALAAVVLTWVLVALIFIDIDTMLLPDQLTLPLLWMGLLFSIINPDVTPTDSIIGATTGYLSLWSVYWAFKLLTGKEGMGYGDFKLLAALGAWLGWQYLPIVILMSSLVGAVIGISILTIQGKDKGQAIPFGPYLAIAGWLTLLYGDWISDYYWQWVGIR; this is translated from the coding sequence ATGGATGCAATTTTTCAGCTGATGGCTGACTCTCTCATTTTTTTCCTCGGTTTCGTTTTTATCATTAGCTTGATGATAGGTAGCTTCTTGAATGTGGTTATTTATCGCTTACCCATTATGATGGAGCGCAGCTGGAAAGCGGATTTTCACGCGCACTTTGATACTGACACAGCGCTCGAAAATACGCCTAGCAAGGCACCTACTGAGCCTGCAAATTTTAACCTTGTGAAACCTGATTCGACCTGTCCAAACTGCCAGCATAAAATTCGGGCGTGGGAAAATATCCCGGTGCTAAGCTGGTTGTTGCTTAGAGGGAAATGCAGCCAATGTCAAAACGCTATTTCAGTTCGTTACCCTCTTGTTGAGCTAGGCACTGCATTTTGCTCCGTGTGGATAGCCTGGCATTTTGGTTATTCTTGGTCAGCGCTTGCAGCCGTGGTGCTGACTTGGGTTTTGGTTGCGCTGATTTTTATCGATATTGATACCATGTTGTTGCCTGACCAGCTCACGCTACCGTTACTGTGGATGGGATTACTGTTCAGTATTATTAACCCTGACGTAACACCCACAGATTCGATCATAGGGGCGACCACAGGCTATTTAAGTCTTTGGTCTGTGTATTGGGCATTCAAGTTACTCACAGGTAAGGAAGGCATGGGGTATGGAGACTTCAAACTACTGGCTGCGCTTGGTGCTTGGTTGGGATGGCAGTATTTGCCTATCGTTATCCTCATGTCTTCATTGGTTGGCGCTGTTATTGGAATTAGCATATTGACAATTCAGGGCAAGGACAAAGGTCAAGCGATTCCCTTTGGACCGTATTTGGCCATTGCTGGTTGGCTAACCTTGTTATACGGAGATTGGATTTCTGACTATTACTGGCAGTGGGTTGGCATACGATGA
- a CDS encoding type II secretion system F family protein, whose amino-acid sequence MPKATTTFVWSGANRKGQTVKGEISALSVLEAKNLLRRQGVSAKKVKKLSKPFFGAQKIKPVDISIISRQIATMLSAGVTLIQTIDMIAGGHNNPNMRKMLGEIGGEVKAGNPFSSALRKHPEQFDDLYCDLVSTGEQSGALETIYDRIATYKEKAEALKSKIKKAMFYPVAVIVVAFIVTTILLIFVVPQFEEIFSSFGAELPAFTQFVLAISRFLQDYGLFVGAGLVVASIVFSKTYKKSKRLRDSLDGKMLKIPVIGEILKKAAVARFSRTLATTFAAGVPLIGALDSAAGASGNAVFRDAILFVKKEVAGGTQMNTAMRATAVFPDMVTQMVAIGEEAGAVDDMLSKIATIYEAEVDDMVDGLTSLLEPMIMAVLGVVIGGLIVAMYLPIFEMGNVV is encoded by the coding sequence ATGCCAAAAGCCACCACTACCTTTGTATGGAGCGGAGCCAACCGTAAAGGTCAAACTGTGAAAGGGGAGATCAGTGCGTTATCGGTATTAGAAGCAAAAAACCTGTTACGTCGCCAAGGCGTATCGGCTAAGAAAGTCAAAAAGCTCTCAAAGCCTTTCTTCGGTGCTCAGAAAATCAAACCCGTGGACATCAGTATTATCTCTCGGCAAATCGCGACGATGTTAAGCGCTGGGGTCACCTTAATTCAAACCATAGATATGATAGCGGGTGGGCATAACAACCCGAATATGCGCAAAATGCTGGGGGAAATAGGCGGCGAAGTAAAAGCGGGTAATCCTTTTTCAAGTGCGCTGCGCAAACATCCAGAGCAATTTGATGATTTGTATTGCGATTTAGTGTCGACCGGAGAGCAATCGGGTGCCCTTGAAACCATTTACGACAGGATCGCCACGTACAAAGAAAAGGCTGAAGCGTTAAAATCAAAAATTAAAAAAGCCATGTTTTATCCGGTGGCCGTTATTGTAGTGGCCTTTATTGTCACCACCATATTGCTCATATTCGTGGTACCGCAATTTGAAGAAATTTTCAGTAGCTTTGGTGCTGAGTTGCCGGCATTTACTCAGTTTGTGTTGGCTATTTCCCGCTTTTTGCAAGACTACGGTCTGTTCGTGGGGGCGGGCTTAGTGGTAGCGAGTATTGTATTCAGTAAGACTTATAAAAAATCAAAACGATTACGAGACAGTCTAGATGGCAAAATGCTTAAAATCCCTGTGATTGGAGAAATATTAAAAAAAGCCGCGGTGGCGCGCTTTAGTCGCACCTTAGCCACGACTTTTGCTGCGGGCGTTCCGTTAATCGGTGCCCTTGATTCTGCCGCAGGAGCGTCGGGTAATGCGGTGTTTCGGGATGCTATTTTATTCGTTAAAAAAGAAGTCGCTGGCGGTACGCAAATGAACACGGCCATGCGCGCCACGGCTGTATTTCCTGATATGGTGACACAAATGGTTGCTATTGGTGAAGAGGCCGGCGCAGTAGATGATATGCTGAGTAAAATCGCGACGATATACGAAGCAGAAGTCGACGATATGGTGGATGGTCTAACCAGCTTACTAGAGCCTATGATAATGGCCGTGCTTGGGGTGGTGATTGGTGGTTTGATTGTTGCCATGTATTTACCGATATTCGAAATGGGTAATGTTGTTTAA
- a CDS encoding pilin, whose protein sequence is MNTTDINTVATKKQSGFTLIELMIVVAIIGILAMIALPAYQTYTAKAGFSEVVSAAGPAKTAVEICVQTGIPANCDDLADQAGWASGDLVNTVVISGTEAAGYVVTVTPNADVQSGVTAAETYVLTGTVADGSVNWATSGGCIAANLC, encoded by the coding sequence ATGAACACAACTGACATCAATACAGTCGCGACAAAAAAACAAAGCGGTTTTACCTTAATCGAATTAATGATCGTGGTGGCCATCATCGGCATCTTAGCCATGATAGCTCTACCTGCCTATCAAACTTACACGGCAAAAGCCGGCTTCAGTGAAGTGGTGTCAGCCGCTGGCCCAGCGAAAACGGCTGTTGAAATCTGTGTGCAAACCGGTATTCCGGCAAACTGTGATGATCTTGCCGATCAAGCTGGCTGGGCGTCAGGTGATCTAGTGAACACCGTGGTGATCTCAGGAACAGAAGCAGCTGGATACGTCGTAACTGTCACTCCTAACGCTGATGTGCAGTCTGGTGTTACCGCCGCTGAAACTTATGTGTTAACCGGCACTGTTGCTGATGGCTCGGTCAACTGGGCTACTTCAGGTGGTTGTATTGCTGCTAACTTATGTTAA
- the nadC gene encoding carboxylating nicotinate-nucleotide diphosphorylase, with amino-acid sequence MLQHAIQEAVKAALLEDLGGPDCTMGDITANLIPEPQQIVVNIITREDCVLAGKEWVNATFMQLDDNIDINWHVEDAQHVKADTVLCQISGNARVILTGERTALNFLQTLSGTATVVADYVQALGDSNTKLLDTRKTLPGMRLAQKYAVTCGGGKNHRIGLFDAYLIKENHILACGSIANAIGKAREMHPDIPVEVEVENLEELKQALDAKADIIMLDNFSLQDTRQAVALTQGASKLEVSGNITKERITELAQVGVDYISSGALTKHVQAIDLSLRVVG; translated from the coding sequence ATGTTACAACACGCAATTCAAGAGGCCGTTAAAGCCGCATTACTCGAAGATTTAGGCGGCCCAGACTGCACCATGGGCGACATTACTGCCAACCTCATCCCTGAACCCCAGCAAATCGTGGTGAACATTATCACCCGTGAAGATTGTGTGCTTGCGGGTAAGGAATGGGTGAATGCGACATTCATGCAGTTGGACGACAATATCGACATCAATTGGCATGTAGAGGATGCGCAGCACGTTAAAGCAGATACCGTATTGTGTCAGATTAGCGGTAACGCCCGGGTGATTTTGACCGGTGAGCGAACAGCGTTAAACTTCTTACAAACATTGTCTGGTACTGCCACCGTTGTAGCTGATTATGTACAAGCTTTAGGGGACAGTAACACTAAGCTGCTGGATACCCGCAAAACCCTTCCAGGCATGCGCCTAGCGCAAAAATATGCCGTGACCTGTGGCGGTGGCAAAAACCATCGTATCGGTTTGTTTGATGCATATTTGATTAAAGAGAACCACATTTTGGCCTGTGGCTCTATCGCTAATGCGATAGGAAAAGCGCGTGAAATGCACCCTGATATTCCTGTTGAGGTGGAAGTAGAAAACTTAGAAGAACTCAAACAGGCATTAGATGCGAAAGCGGATATTATTATGCTGGATAATTTCTCATTACAGGACACGCGTCAAGCCGTCGCATTGACCCAAGGTGCGAGTAAATTGGAAGTGTCCGGTAATATCACCAAAGAGCGTATTACTGAACTTGCACAAGTGGGAGTGGATTACATTTCAAGTGGTGCACTCACCAAACATGTGCAAGCCATTGATTTATCATTGCGCGTAGTCGGTTAA
- a CDS encoding retropepsin-like aspartic protease family protein: MPKDGPLQAAQTDQSPMGKWMLILAWAAGLGLLTLLFHKQLAQQLNPNTTPQSQTRGERIEVQLQQNRYGHYVTSGLINAQPVVFMLDTGATNVSIPSALGPSLGLTPGRQAWVQTANGRLRVSQTSIDELQIGGIVLRNVTAHLNPGMMGNEILLGMSALKQVEFAQRGDQLILRSD; this comes from the coding sequence ATGCCAAAAGATGGGCCATTGCAGGCCGCACAGACTGACCAAAGCCCAATGGGTAAATGGATGCTGATATTGGCTTGGGCCGCAGGGTTGGGCCTTTTGACCTTATTGTTTCATAAACAACTTGCTCAGCAACTTAATCCTAATACGACGCCACAAAGCCAAACCCGAGGTGAGCGTATCGAGGTACAACTGCAGCAAAATCGATACGGGCATTACGTCACTAGTGGTTTAATCAATGCTCAGCCGGTTGTATTTATGTTGGACACCGGCGCGACTAATGTGTCAATCCCCAGCGCGCTCGGTCCGTCGCTTGGGCTAACGCCCGGTCGTCAAGCTTGGGTGCAAACAGCCAATGGGCGTTTACGCGTCTCACAAACCAGTATTGATGAACTGCAAATTGGCGGTATTGTTTTACGCAATGTCACGGCGCATTTGAATCCCGGTATGATGGGCAATGAGATATTGCTTGGGATGAGCGCCTTGAAACAAGTAGAATTCGCGCAAAGAGGCGACCAGCTAATACTGCGAAGCGATTAA
- the ampD gene encoding 1,6-anhydro-N-acetylmuramyl-L-alanine amidase AmpD: protein MLSSLSPSDIFTRLTINQHSVVQARHITTTHKDERPDPQDISVLVIHNISLPPNQFDNSYIEDFFVGKLDPAAHPFFEEIHQMRVSAHCVIKRNGEVIQFVPFDERAWHAGVSSFQGRERCNDYSIGIELEGTDDSDYTTKQYDALEQLAKAIMLAYPKITLGRIVGHNDIAPGRKTDPGRSFNWQRLRQGLCL, encoded by the coding sequence GTGTTGTCCTCATTATCACCATCTGATATTTTCACTCGATTAACCATCAATCAGCATAGCGTTGTGCAAGCGCGGCACATCACAACGACTCACAAAGATGAACGCCCAGACCCACAAGATATTTCCGTTTTGGTTATCCATAATATATCGCTGCCGCCAAATCAGTTCGATAATAGCTACATTGAAGACTTTTTTGTCGGCAAGCTCGACCCAGCTGCACACCCTTTCTTTGAAGAGATCCACCAAATGCGTGTGTCAGCCCATTGCGTGATTAAGCGTAACGGTGAAGTCATTCAGTTTGTGCCCTTTGATGAACGAGCTTGGCACGCTGGGGTGTCCAGTTTTCAAGGACGTGAGCGTTGTAACGACTATTCCATCGGCATTGAGCTTGAGGGAACTGATGACAGCGACTATACGACAAAGCAGTATGACGCATTAGAGCAACTCGCCAAGGCTATCATGCTGGCTTACCCAAAAATCACACTTGGGCGAATAGTAGGGCATAATGATATTGCCCCTGGCCGAAAAACGGACCCAGGAAGGTCATTTAACTGGCAACGCCTAAGACAAGGTTTGTGTCTTTAA
- the ampE gene encoding beta-lactamase regulator AmpE codes for MTLISLLLVLFVERVTTKSRYWQADFYSTKYLAAWQKRDGLSSDTSLLFLLVAIVIPPVIIFCFLSFAVGQIIAFIISTTILMVCMGCPSVRATYKCYLQAANRGDMEACSLYEDQICDREQISATFGQNLVWQNYRHYAAVILFFVLLGAPGAVFYVLARAVQSQMAFENKTANQLMHVLDWLPVRITSLGFLLVGHFSRALPIWLGHFLTPSISAKKLLVDVSRAAEDIEPNERNCTEEPCTLVKLAKRNILFLMAVIAGLTLGGWLS; via the coding sequence ATGACCTTGATCAGTTTATTACTAGTGCTTTTTGTGGAGCGCGTGACGACTAAATCCAGATACTGGCAGGCCGACTTTTATAGCACTAAATACTTAGCTGCGTGGCAAAAGCGCGATGGGTTATCGAGTGACACTTCATTGCTATTTTTACTCGTAGCGATTGTCATTCCCCCTGTGATTATTTTTTGTTTTTTGAGCTTTGCCGTTGGTCAGATTATCGCGTTTATCATCAGCACGACCATACTCATGGTGTGCATGGGCTGCCCTAGCGTTCGTGCAACCTACAAATGCTATTTACAGGCCGCTAATCGCGGTGACATGGAAGCGTGTAGCTTATACGAAGACCAAATCTGTGACCGCGAACAGATCTCGGCCACATTCGGGCAAAATTTAGTCTGGCAAAATTATCGACACTATGCCGCAGTCATTTTATTCTTTGTACTGCTTGGTGCACCAGGCGCTGTTTTTTACGTATTGGCGCGGGCGGTTCAATCTCAAATGGCCTTTGAGAATAAAACCGCCAATCAACTCATGCATGTTCTTGATTGGTTGCCTGTACGCATTACCTCTTTAGGCTTTTTGTTGGTTGGGCATTTCTCTCGTGCGCTGCCTATTTGGCTGGGACACTTTCTCACGCCGAGCATTTCCGCTAAGAAATTACTGGTGGATGTGTCAAGAGCGGCAGAAGATATCGAGCCAAATGAACGCAATTGCACTGAAGAGCCTTGTACTCTCGTCAAGCTAGCAAAACGAAATATTCTATTCTTAATGGCCGTTATCGCTGGATTAACCCTTGGTGGTTGGCTTAGTTGA
- a CDS encoding GntR family transcriptional regulator, producing the protein MQHVRTKKLSDEIMERIESMLIDGTFLSGQKMPSERELALKFAVSRPSVREAIQKLEAKGLVERKQGGGTFVKRRMNTLLTDPLMALLTTRPETQFDLLEFRHALEGMAAYYAALRGQQSDYDALQNALLNLPSATQQSDHNKEAEALVEFYLTMAIAAHNVVLLHVMRSFEALLKDNIYRNLVFLSAYPDAQLMINSQRKNIVQAIINRDPELAREASNEHLGYIEKTLLDINRQDMRIQRALRRIEVKE; encoded by the coding sequence ATGCAGCATGTTCGTACAAAAAAATTGTCCGATGAAATAATGGAGCGAATTGAATCCATGTTAATTGACGGCACTTTTCTTTCTGGACAAAAAATGCCGTCTGAACGTGAGCTGGCATTAAAGTTTGCGGTGTCTCGTCCTTCCGTTCGTGAAGCAATACAAAAATTGGAAGCCAAAGGACTAGTTGAACGCAAGCAAGGCGGCGGAACATTTGTAAAACGTCGGATGAACACGTTGCTCACCGACCCGTTAATGGCCTTGTTAACCACGCGGCCTGAAACGCAATTTGATTTATTAGAATTTCGTCACGCGCTCGAAGGAATGGCAGCTTATTACGCTGCGTTACGGGGACAACAGAGTGATTACGACGCCTTGCAAAATGCACTGTTAAACTTACCCAGTGCAACGCAGCAAAGTGATCACAATAAAGAAGCCGAAGCATTGGTTGAATTTTATCTAACAATGGCTATTGCAGCCCATAACGTGGTGTTATTACATGTTATGCGCAGCTTCGAAGCCCTTTTAAAAGATAATATTTATCGAAATTTAGTTTTTTTATCTGCCTACCCTGACGCTCAGCTGATGATTAATTCTCAACGTAAAAATATTGTACAAGCCATTATTAACCGTGACCCTGAATTGGCTCGCGAGGCAAGTAACGAACACCTTGGATACATAGAAAAAACCTTGTTAGATATTAATCGTCAAGACATGCGTATACAAAGAGCGTTGCGAAGAATAGAAGTAAAAGAGTAG